One genomic window of Candidatus Nitrospira inopinata includes the following:
- a CDS encoding LpxL/LpxP family acyltransferase, with product MSLAWRRQRERGSRIGIRAMTWVALTLGRPAARALLYPICVYFLLASRTAHRAIARFRERALDRSTGWSDLLRHYYAFAATILDRVYFLRCRFDLFDVRFHGLEALDDGLAKGRGCLLLGAHLGSFEVVRAAGVLRQHLDVRVLMDERNAPLMRGLTRTLNRTVADTVIQAGGVEAMLQVKECLERGGIVGVMGDRATQGDRTIGCTFFGREARFPTGALRLAHLMGSPVVLFFGFYRGGNRYDVHFEPFSDGDRAPRDQQEALLYRDIQRYAGRLEEACRLAPDNWFNFYEFWNEETR from the coding sequence GTGAGTCTTGCGTGGCGACGACAGCGGGAACGGGGAAGCCGCATCGGCATTCGAGCCATGACGTGGGTGGCGCTGACGCTGGGACGTCCCGCCGCGCGCGCGCTGCTCTATCCGATTTGCGTCTACTTTCTGTTGGCGTCCCGGACGGCTCACCGGGCCATCGCCCGTTTTCGCGAGCGGGCGCTCGATCGTTCGACCGGTTGGTCGGATCTGCTGCGCCACTATTACGCCTTCGCGGCGACGATCCTCGACCGCGTGTATTTTCTCCGATGTCGGTTCGATCTCTTCGACGTCCGGTTCCACGGATTGGAGGCGTTGGATGACGGGCTGGCTAAGGGGCGAGGCTGTCTGTTGTTGGGAGCTCATCTCGGCAGTTTCGAAGTGGTTCGCGCGGCGGGGGTGCTCCGGCAGCATCTTGACGTTCGAGTCCTCATGGATGAGCGGAATGCGCCGTTGATGCGCGGTCTGACGAGAACGTTGAACAGGACGGTGGCCGATACGGTCATTCAGGCCGGCGGAGTGGAAGCGATGTTGCAGGTCAAGGAATGTTTGGAGCGGGGTGGAATCGTCGGGGTCATGGGCGACCGCGCGACCCAAGGAGACCGGACGATAGGGTGTACGTTCTTCGGGCGCGAGGCCCGATTTCCGACGGGGGCGTTGCGTCTGGCCCATCTTATGGGATCGCCGGTGGTCTTGTTTTTCGGATTCTACCGGGGAGGGAACCGCTACGACGTGCACTTTGAACCGTTCAGCGACGGGGACCGCGCGCCTCGCGATCAGCAGGAAGCCCTTCTGTATCGGGACATCCAGCGATACGCCGGCCGCCTCGAGGAAGCGTGCCGCCTCGCGCCGGACAACTGGTTTAATTTTTATGAATTTTGGAATGAAGAGACGCGTTAG
- a CDS encoding AMP-binding protein, giving the protein MHETLLIGPYDSDDVVAWGQGALRTAGQFLAHVLSLAESLPDRSTVLNLASNRYEFLVGFAAAIVRGQVTLLPQSRASHALRRIADDFPGSYALTDRDEQREEIESIPIQIEQASSSMPPPTVVPRIPLDQVVAVAFTSGTTGKPVPNRKTWGALTTVARAAGSRLGIKERDRVTVVATVPHQHMFGLEASVMLPIVHGLAMHAGRPLFPADIQSVLAEAAGRWVLVTTPLHLRACITENVLAPPGGLVLSATAPLALDLARRVERQFQSAVHEIFGFAEAGSIAERRTIAGDRWKPLDGVRVIREETSCVVRAPYLPDPVPVPDHLSIDSDGTFVVHGRKADQVNVAGHRVSLGDLNAKLLQIEGVRDGVFVLPDEETGLVTRLMAFVVAPEKSGEEILHRLRAHVDPVFLPRPLVRVPKLPRNETGKLPRESVHEMIRQWKEQNGHDV; this is encoded by the coding sequence ATGCACGAGACGTTGTTGATCGGTCCCTACGATTCCGACGACGTAGTGGCGTGGGGGCAGGGAGCGTTGCGCACGGCCGGCCAGTTCTTGGCCCACGTGCTTTCCCTTGCCGAATCCTTGCCCGACCGTTCCACGGTCCTCAATCTTGCCTCGAACCGCTATGAATTTCTGGTGGGATTCGCCGCGGCCATCGTCCGCGGCCAAGTCACGTTGCTGCCGCAAAGCCGGGCATCCCATGCCCTCCGTCGCATTGCCGACGACTTTCCCGGAAGTTATGCGCTGACCGATCGGGATGAGCAACGCGAGGAAATCGAGTCGATCCCCATACAAATCGAGCAGGCGTCCTCTTCCATGCCGCCGCCGACGGTCGTTCCACGAATTCCGTTGGACCAAGTCGTGGCCGTGGCGTTTACCTCCGGCACCACGGGAAAGCCGGTTCCCAATCGGAAAACATGGGGAGCTTTGACGACCGTGGCCCGGGCGGCGGGATCACGGCTCGGCATCAAGGAGAGGGATCGCGTGACGGTGGTGGCGACCGTGCCGCATCAGCACATGTTCGGGCTAGAAGCCTCCGTGATGTTGCCGATCGTGCACGGGCTGGCGATGCATGCGGGACGTCCCCTCTTTCCCGCCGATATTCAGAGCGTGTTGGCCGAAGCGGCGGGGCGCTGGGTGCTCGTGACCACGCCGCTCCACCTGCGAGCCTGTATCACCGAAAACGTCCTTGCGCCGCCCGGCGGGCTTGTGTTGTCCGCGACGGCTCCGCTGGCCCTTGACCTGGCGCGGCGGGTCGAGCGGCAATTTCAGTCGGCGGTGCATGAAATTTTCGGCTTCGCCGAAGCGGGCAGCATCGCCGAACGACGCACGATCGCGGGTGACCGATGGAAACCGCTGGATGGCGTGCGCGTGATCCGAGAAGAGACGTCCTGCGTGGTACGGGCGCCGTATCTTCCCGATCCGGTTCCCGTGCCGGACCATCTTTCCATCGATTCCGACGGCACCTTCGTCGTTCATGGGCGCAAGGCCGACCAGGTGAACGTGGCGGGACATCGCGTGTCGCTCGGCGACTTGAACGCGAAATTGTTGCAGATCGAAGGGGTGCGCGACGGAGTCTTCGTTTTGCCGGACGAGGAAACGGGGCTGGTGACTCGATTGATGGCGTTCGTCGTGGCGCCGGAGAAAAGCGGCGAGGAGATTCTGCATCGGTTGCGCGCGCACGTCGATCCCGTTTTTCTGCCGCGTCCGCTGGTCCGCGTGCCGAAGCTGCCTCGGAACGAAACCGGGAAGCTGCCGCGCGAATCCGTCCATGAGATGATTCGGCAATGGAAAGAGCAAAACGGCCATGACGTGTAG
- a CDS encoding phosphopantetheine-binding protein — protein MEHSSSSPIEGDLAELIVRTLKLKIDPMSIQPEAPLFGEGLGLDSIDALELSLAISQTYGYQLKSSDPEIKAIFSSLRALAKAIEKNRTK, from the coding sequence ATGGAGCATTCCAGTTCGTCGCCGATCGAGGGAGACCTCGCCGAATTGATCGTCAGGACGCTCAAGCTCAAGATCGATCCGATGTCCATTCAACCGGAGGCGCCCTTGTTCGGCGAGGGGTTGGGGCTTGATTCGATCGACGCGCTCGAGCTCTCGCTGGCCATTTCGCAAACGTACGGCTATCAGCTCAAGTCGAGCGACCCGGAGATCAAGGCCATCTTTTCGTCCTTGCGGGCGTTGGCCAAGGCCATCGAGAAAAACCGCACGAAGTGA
- a CDS encoding class I SAM-dependent methyltransferase — protein sequence MIRSADRQSQRGTSSDDRSVAPHPPLRRYYERVEDRQGFLNELFNRTAAHYRSIDKATGFGSGLWYRKKALQLAGLKPGMRVLDVACGPGLVTQCALRLVGPSGLVVGLDPSIGMLGEAQKGQCRNLVRGVGERLPFPDEFFDFLSMGYALRHVSDLRAAFAEYRRVLKPGGIVLLLEISRPRSMVLYRLLRWYIRDVLGMVFAAGTGNQDLKRLMAYWWETTEHCVSPSMIVETLRESGFGDCRVKEWFSGLLRDYRAVKEAEQV from the coding sequence ATGATTCGATCCGCCGACCGGCAAAGTCAGCGCGGCACGAGTTCGGATGATCGATCCGTCGCGCCCCATCCCCCGCTGCGGCGATATTACGAAAGGGTCGAGGACAGACAGGGGTTTCTCAACGAGTTGTTTAATCGGACCGCCGCTCACTATCGGAGCATCGATAAAGCCACCGGTTTCGGATCCGGCCTGTGGTATCGAAAAAAGGCGTTGCAACTGGCGGGGCTGAAGCCTGGCATGCGAGTGCTGGATGTCGCCTGCGGACCAGGGCTGGTGACGCAATGCGCTTTGAGGCTGGTGGGGCCGTCCGGCTTGGTCGTCGGACTCGACCCCAGCATCGGCATGTTGGGTGAAGCCCAAAAGGGGCAGTGTCGCAATCTCGTGCGAGGGGTCGGAGAGCGTCTGCCGTTTCCCGACGAGTTTTTCGATTTTCTGAGCATGGGGTACGCGCTTCGGCACGTGTCGGATCTCCGAGCGGCCTTTGCCGAATATCGCCGCGTGCTGAAGCCGGGAGGGATCGTTCTGCTGTTGGAGATTTCGCGTCCTCGGTCCATGGTCTTGTATCGGCTGTTGCGATGGTACATCAGGGACGTGTTGGGAATGGTGTTTGCCGCCGGGACCGGCAATCAAGATCTGAAACGGTTGATGGCGTACTGGTGGGAGACGACGGAGCACTGTGTATCTCCCTCCATGATCGTCGAAACGCTGAGGGAATCGGGTTTCGGCGACTGTCGTGTCAAGGAGTGGTTCAGCGGGCTCTTGCGCGACTATCGGGCCGTGAAAGAAGCCGAGCAGGTGTAG